A single region of the Thermotoga profunda AZM34c06 genome encodes:
- a CDS encoding MFS transporter, whose protein sequence is MSFYIFTAITSFAGQIYGVVYNLFLRQNGLTNLDIGKITSANLWGSAVLGTFFAFLVNKVEKRKFFEYLLLMQILMQCLRIFLTNPQVQVVLNFLSGASSSAISIIISASMIISTSSKDRIILFGSNFSISMITSVIGNLIGGTIADIAGFRFTMLIANVIYTSSLFVVKKLPISGQQVFEKIAFTKVQKRIFWYYLASNLLVGFGAGLFISFGNLILSDLFAMSTTLIGLIMALTQVATGIGGAMNHTLEKRFGSTKVLFFCYSLVVPLMIFLAFVRSPVIFCSLYVVRFMLMNMVNPIFSVFVFSNLPAQYLPVTNGIGNLLNNSSRAIAALLYGYIVTNNSDYTKLLLISALFYLMNAFLTYSLHKKITSFAGLDRV, encoded by the coding sequence GTGTCGTTTTATATATTTACAGCAATAACAAGCTTTGCCGGTCAGATATATGGTGTTGTCTACAATCTATTTCTCAGGCAAAATGGTTTGACGAATCTTGATATAGGCAAGATTACTTCTGCAAATTTGTGGGGTTCAGCCGTTCTTGGTACCTTTTTTGCATTTCTTGTGAACAAGGTTGAAAAAAGGAAATTTTTCGAATATCTGTTACTTATGCAGATATTAATGCAATGTTTGAGAATATTTCTGACAAATCCTCAAGTTCAGGTTGTTCTGAACTTTCTATCTGGTGCCTCATCTTCTGCTATATCAATAATAATATCAGCATCTATGATTATCTCAACTTCATCAAAGGATAGAATCATTCTTTTTGGTTCCAATTTTTCGATTTCAATGATTACCAGTGTTATTGGAAATCTTATTGGTGGAACGATTGCCGATATAGCTGGTTTTAGATTCACAATGCTCATTGCCAATGTGATATACACTAGCAGTTTGTTTGTAGTTAAAAAGTTGCCAATTAGCGGTCAGCAAGTATTTGAAAAGATCGCCTTTACAAAAGTTCAAAAACGCATTTTTTGGTATTACCTTGCCTCCAATCTACTTGTTGGATTTGGAGCAGGATTGTTCATAAGCTTTGGTAATCTCATACTGAGTGATCTTTTTGCTATGTCAACGACTCTCATAGGACTCATAATGGCATTGACTCAAGTGGCTACTGGAATTGGGGGTGCAATGAACCACACACTCGAAAAACGATTTGGTTCTACAAAAGTTTTATTTTTCTGTTATAGCTTGGTTGTTCCGTTAATGATCTTTCTGGCTTTTGTTCGAAGCCCAGTTATCTTTTGTTCACTTTATGTGGTGAGATTCATGTTGATGAATATGGTAAACCCTATCTTTTCAGTTTTTGTTTTTTCTAATCTGCCAGCGCAGTATCTTCCTGTGACAAACGGGATCGGAAATCTTTTGAACAACTCATCTCGAGCTATAGCTGCTTTGCTTTATGGCTATATCGTTACCAACAATTCTGATTACACCAAGTTGCTCTTGATAAGTGCTTTGTTCTATCTTATGAATGCATTTTTGACCTATTCATTGCATAAGAAAATTACTTCTTTTGCAGGACTTGATCGTGTATAA
- a CDS encoding potassium/proton antiporter yields the protein MILVVSLMIIFVVFTAFFTKKLNIPLILISLLIGIIFGSDVTGIIYFDDAQLTKRVADIALIFVLFSGGFSIKYSDLKTVMKPVLLLSTVGVVITAVVSGFVFWLISGWDLTKSILLCSIISSTDAAAVFSILRTKQLNKDIALITEAESASNDPMAVVLTTFIIQLMIAAEVNIFSSIIVFFWQFVGGTSIGILIGFLATYPFNKIRDIDIRYYYLFLIGVILFTYGLANSIGVSGMLSVFFAGLIMGKSQLPHKNGLTSFIEILSFISYTGLFILLGLLVFPRSFSKIWLFGILLFVLITFVGRPIAVFLCTFFGKLSLKDKIFLNWSGIRGAVPVVLATYPMAVGIDNDHQIFNTVFFAVTLSIIIQGTTIAKLADMFGLAVKAKNKVKQKMELVTVHDTNYEMIEIFIDDEIYQGECKISDLSLPAGTTITMINREDTIIAPSGQTVILPGDTLYVLVNKEKVHECINEILGMFPRK from the coding sequence ATGATCCTGGTGGTATCTTTAATGATTATATTTGTTGTCTTCACTGCTTTTTTCACAAAAAAACTGAATATACCATTGATTCTCATATCACTGTTGATAGGAATCATTTTCGGTAGTGACGTCACGGGGATAATATATTTTGATGATGCACAACTAACTAAAAGAGTTGCTGATATCGCATTGATATTTGTGCTATTCTCTGGTGGATTTAGCATAAAATACTCCGATCTAAAGACAGTGATGAAACCTGTTCTGTTATTGAGTACAGTTGGTGTTGTGATCACAGCTGTTGTTTCTGGTTTTGTTTTTTGGCTTATCTCTGGTTGGGATTTGACAAAATCAATACTTTTGTGCTCGATTATTTCTTCAACAGATGCTGCTGCCGTTTTTTCCATTCTACGCACTAAACAACTGAATAAGGATATCGCTTTAATAACAGAAGCAGAATCTGCTTCTAATGATCCTATGGCTGTTGTTCTCACAACATTCATTATCCAGTTGATGATTGCCGCTGAAGTGAATATTTTTTCTTCAATAATAGTCTTTTTTTGGCAATTCGTAGGAGGAACAAGTATAGGAATCTTAATAGGGTTTTTGGCCACATATCCTTTTAATAAAATTAGAGATATTGATATTCGTTACTACTATCTATTTTTGATCGGAGTGATTTTATTCACTTATGGATTGGCAAATTCGATTGGTGTAAGCGGTATGTTGTCTGTTTTCTTTGCAGGTCTTATTATGGGTAAAAGTCAACTACCACACAAAAATGGGCTCACATCTTTTATAGAAATACTGTCTTTTATCTCATATACAGGATTGTTTATCCTCTTAGGTTTATTAGTATTTCCAAGGAGTTTCTCCAAAATATGGTTATTTGGGATCCTTTTGTTTGTACTGATCACGTTTGTCGGCAGGCCAATCGCGGTTTTCTTGTGCACTTTCTTTGGTAAATTGTCTTTGAAAGATAAGATATTCTTGAACTGGAGTGGCATCAGAGGAGCTGTACCAGTAGTCTTGGCCACTTATCCAATGGCAGTTGGGATTGATAATGATCATCAGATATTTAACACTGTGTTCTTCGCCGTCACCTTGTCCATAATAATTCAAGGAACAACTATTGCTAAATTGGCCGATATGTTTGGATTAGCTGTTAAGGCCAAGAACAAAGTAAAACAAAAAATGGAATTAGTGACAGTACACGATACAAATTACGAAATGATCGAGATCTTCATAGATGATGAAATATATCAAGGTGAATGCAAGATATCTGATCTTTCTTTGCCTGCTGGAACTACCATAACTATGATAAATAGAGAAGATACTATCATAGCACCATCAGGTCAAACTGTTATCCTTCCAGGAGATACTCTCTATGTCTTGGTGAACAAAGAAAAAGTTCATGAATGTATCAATGAAATATTGGGAATGTTTCCAAGAAAATAA
- the moaA gene encoding GTP 3',8-cyclase MoaA has translation MLDKYNRKIDYLRFSITDRCNHRCFYCIPLDTKFLPFDNLLTTDEINILAQIFSGIGIQQVRITGGEPLLREDVVDITRKLSKYFRISMTTNGSRLRELAESLKEAGLVSVNISLNSLKEDVFFRITKGQLKPVLAGIDAAIKCGLFVKINTVVSQLNLNELPELVDFVSKRGIPIRFIEMMPIGRQNKGTIFEDQILEKLSDFDLKPVQIKIGQGPARYFITKHGNYVGIISAMSRSFCKSCNKLRLSCDGKLYPCLGSTYYVDVLEKLRSQQVEQLSELVKIAIYNKPLSHNMKDSTVPNTMNRLGG, from the coding sequence GTGCTTGATAAATACAATCGTAAGATAGATTATCTTAGATTTTCCATAACTGACAGATGTAATCACAGGTGTTTTTACTGTATACCATTAGATACCAAGTTTTTGCCATTTGATAACTTACTAACCACAGATGAAATAAATATTCTAGCACAGATATTCTCTGGTATCGGTATACAGCAAGTTCGAATAACAGGGGGAGAACCTTTACTCAGAGAAGACGTGGTAGATATAACAAGAAAACTTTCAAAATACTTTCGCATTTCGATGACTACAAACGGAAGTAGACTCAGAGAACTTGCAGAATCTTTGAAAGAAGCAGGATTAGTCTCAGTGAATATAAGTTTGAATAGTTTAAAAGAAGATGTATTCTTTAGAATTACAAAGGGACAGTTGAAACCAGTTCTTGCAGGCATAGATGCGGCAATAAAATGTGGACTGTTCGTAAAGATAAACACAGTTGTCAGTCAGCTGAATTTAAACGAGCTGCCAGAGCTTGTAGATTTTGTATCTAAAAGAGGTATCCCCATAAGATTCATCGAAATGATGCCAATTGGAAGACAAAACAAAGGGACCATCTTTGAGGATCAGATATTAGAAAAACTTTCAGATTTTGACTTAAAACCAGTGCAAATAAAAATTGGTCAAGGACCGGCAAGATATTTCATTACAAAGCATGGTAATTATGTGGGAATAATAAGCGCTATGAGTAGATCTTTCTGCAAAAGTTGTAATAAATTGAGACTTTCTTGTGATGGAAAACTCTATCCATGCCTTGGCTCAACTTACTATGTGGATGTCTTAGAAAAGTTGAGATCACAGCAAGTAGAACAATTATCTGAACTTGTCAAAATTGCTATTTACAACAAACCTTTATCCCACAACATGAAAGATTCAACGGTACCTAACACCATGAACAGATTGGGAGGATAA
- the moaC gene encoding cyclic pyranopterin monophosphate synthase MoaC — MDWNLTHIDKDGNLHMVDITQKQDTERIAVAHAVVKMNKQTLQAIESGDVKKGNVLATAKIAGIMAAKKTSELIPLCHNINLTNVELDFRINHEENCVQIISTIKCIGKTGAEMEALTAVSVAALTIYDMCKAMDKEMIIEQVYLVEKSGGKSGAWKRK; from the coding sequence ATGGATTGGAATTTAACTCATATAGATAAAGATGGAAACCTTCATATGGTAGATATTACGCAAAAACAAGACACAGAAAGAATTGCTGTGGCTCACGCGGTTGTTAAAATGAATAAGCAAACTCTTCAAGCCATAGAAAGTGGTGATGTGAAAAAGGGAAATGTTCTTGCAACGGCAAAAATCGCAGGGATAATGGCTGCTAAGAAAACTTCCGAGTTGATACCGCTTTGTCATAATATAAATTTAACCAATGTAGAACTTGATTTTAGAATCAATCATGAAGAAAATTGTGTACAGATAATTTCAACCATCAAGTGCATTGGAAAAACTGGGGCAGAGATGGAAGCACTCACAGCTGTTAGTGTCGCTGCTCTAACAATATATGATATGTGTAAAGCCATGGACAAAGAAATGATTATAGAGCAGGTATATCTTGTTGAAAAATCAGGAGGCAAATCTGGTGCCTGGAAAAGAAAATAG
- a CDS encoding MOSC domain-containing protein — protein MPGKENRLEAKVVSVNLSKVKGVKKTPVSEIELIENYGVNGDAHAGNWHRQVSMLSTLSIDKARKWGIDVNFGDFAENITVEGIELWKLPVGTKVFVNDVELELTQIGKECHDGCAIAKLVGKCVMPKEGIFLKVIKGGKIKAGDILIFVAP, from the coding sequence GTGCCTGGAAAAGAAAATAGATTAGAAGCAAAGGTTGTTTCGGTGAACCTTTCAAAGGTGAAAGGTGTCAAGAAAACACCAGTTTCAGAGATTGAGTTGATTGAAAATTACGGTGTCAATGGTGACGCTCATGCTGGCAACTGGCATAGACAGGTTTCAATGCTTTCTACTTTGAGCATAGATAAAGCAAGAAAATGGGGCATAGATGTCAATTTTGGGGATTTTGCTGAAAATATCACAGTTGAAGGAATCGAATTGTGGAAACTTCCAGTTGGTACTAAGGTTTTTGTAAACGATGTGGAACTTGAACTAACTCAAATAGGTAAAGAATGTCACGACGGATGTGCAATAGCAAAATTAGTCGGAAAATGTGTTATGCCAAAAGAGGGTATATTTTTAAAAGTTATAAAAGGCGGAAAGATAAAAGCTGGTGACATATTGATCTTTGTCGCTCCGTAG
- a CDS encoding alpha/beta hydrolase family protein — protein sequence MKKIKLFIKYLLIVSTLFLAFFDFGLSLLIVLVTNIPLIRKSVFGKLALDIRKTPWSKVETHEYMPKKFLDVFYPKTENINGVIVFAHGGGWISGYRRQPNNMSWYRFLVSQGFIVATIGYSRGYIQEIEKLIEELTNAVLFLKKKIGNFYNGQFSLMGLSAGGHLALMTGLRYLDLVDKIVAYYTPCDLMDIWKSESIFARFSVMATIKRLPSKSKEVYEKFSPINYVTSACPKILLVHGMKDSVVPYVSSIKMFKKLRENRCTAKLLLHPKGDHGFEFVLKDHKTQEILKKTIEFLTI from the coding sequence ATGAAAAAAATCAAATTGTTCATCAAGTATCTTTTGATAGTTTCTACACTTTTTCTCGCCTTCTTTGACTTTGGCTTATCACTCTTGATTGTTTTAGTAACAAACATACCTTTGATCAGAAAATCAGTTTTTGGAAAATTAGCACTGGATATAAGGAAAACCCCTTGGTCTAAGGTTGAAACACACGAATATATGCCTAAAAAGTTTCTCGATGTGTTTTACCCAAAAACTGAGAATATAAATGGTGTTATTGTCTTTGCTCACGGTGGAGGCTGGATCAGTGGTTATAGAAGACAACCCAACAACATGTCATGGTATAGATTTTTGGTGTCACAAGGCTTCATAGTAGCAACAATAGGATACAGTAGAGGCTATATTCAAGAAATAGAAAAGTTGATTGAAGAACTTACCAACGCTGTATTATTCTTGAAAAAAAAGATCGGCAATTTCTACAACGGACAATTCTCATTGATGGGATTATCCGCTGGGGGGCACCTTGCTTTGATGACTGGTTTGAGGTATTTGGACCTTGTTGACAAAATAGTTGCGTACTACACCCCATGTGATCTTATGGATATATGGAAATCTGAATCAATTTTTGCACGATTTTCTGTAATGGCAACGATCAAAAGATTGCCAAGCAAGTCTAAGGAAGTCTATGAAAAATTCTCCCCTATAAACTACGTCACATCAGCCTGTCCCAAAATATTATTGGTTCATGGAATGAAAGATTCTGTTGTACCATATGTAAGTTCTATAAAAATGTTCAAAAAACTTAGGGAAAACAGATGTACAGCAAAATTACTGTTGCACCCAAAAGGTGATCATGGATTTGAATTTGTGCTGAAAGATCATAAAACGCAAGAAATACTGAAGAAAACTATTGAGTTTTTGACAATCTAA
- a CDS encoding DeoR/GlpR family DNA-binding transcription regulator, whose translation MGRQERLKAILTTLRQYGQIGINDICKSFDISVITARRDLDILESQGLIERTRGGAILKTIAGDSPFFKNLDIRKNEKQRIAKKVVELFRDGQTIAVGGGTTVYYVIKALENSSIHSLNIATNSITTSWAVINLTKAFNLIHSGGIVRHGSFECVGEYACKLFENMYFDCYVLGASGVGLESGITVADFEERNLAELIIQRSKTVILAVDSTKIGQTAPYRICGPERINILVTDDSIDQSQVERFKSIGIKVIIT comes from the coding sequence ATGGGTCGACAAGAACGACTGAAAGCGATTCTTACCACATTAAGGCAATACGGACAAATAGGCATAAATGATATCTGCAAGTCTTTTGATATATCTGTCATAACTGCCCGACGTGATCTTGATATCTTGGAATCCCAAGGTCTAATCGAACGAACACGAGGTGGCGCCATTCTCAAAACCATAGCTGGTGATTCCCCATTTTTCAAGAATCTGGATATTAGAAAAAACGAGAAACAACGCATAGCCAAGAAGGTTGTAGAACTATTCAGGGATGGACAGACAATTGCAGTTGGCGGTGGTACAACAGTTTACTATGTTATCAAAGCCTTGGAGAATAGCTCAATCCATTCTTTAAATATAGCGACGAATTCGATAACAACATCTTGGGCTGTCATAAATCTGACAAAGGCCTTTAATCTAATACATTCAGGCGGGATCGTACGCCATGGATCATTTGAATGCGTTGGTGAGTATGCATGCAAACTATTTGAAAACATGTATTTTGATTGCTATGTACTCGGTGCAAGCGGAGTAGGTCTTGAATCAGGCATTACCGTTGCTGACTTTGAAGAAAGGAACCTTGCTGAACTGATAATTCAAAGGTCAAAGACTGTGATTTTAGCTGTTGATAGCACAAAAATAGGTCAGACAGCGCCTTATAGAATATGTGGTCCAGAAAGAATAAACATACTCGTTACTGATGACAGTATCGACCAGAGCCAAGTCGAAAGATTCAAGTCCATTGGGATAAAGGTAATAATCACTTAA
- a CDS encoding SIS domain-containing protein, translated as MFTEREILSQPDEFLRISSYLSQLPPNSFPRFLLDSDVVYFIGCGSSYYLAISASKYFSHVTGIETKAIPSGELVLSDTRPFSTKLKSSAVMISRSGDTTETVLVAKKLRKMGIKTFGITLNEKSDLQKICDLCLSLPLEERSIVMTKSFSCMLLSLFFISDKLSGKKPEYTQLINSSSEFVSKLCQIEQDQSLIKANHYVFLGSGIYEGIARESALKLQEMSLSMTQAFSSLEYRHGPKALVTKNTVIILYASKQHEEINLLNEMKELGALTVLRPSLVEDGRDAFLQVIFAQLLGLFIAKYKGLNPDQPKNLSRTVILNCDLN; from the coding sequence ATGTTCACAGAAAGAGAAATACTGAGTCAACCCGATGAGTTCTTGAGAATCTCTTCATATCTTAGTCAACTACCACCGAATTCCTTTCCACGTTTTCTTTTAGATAGTGATGTAGTTTATTTCATTGGCTGTGGTTCGTCATATTACTTGGCTATCTCAGCCTCTAAATATTTTTCCCACGTTACTGGCATTGAAACAAAGGCGATCCCAAGCGGCGAATTAGTGTTATCTGACACAAGACCATTTAGCACCAAACTCAAGTCCTCGGCTGTAATGATCTCGCGTTCAGGGGATACAACAGAAACCGTACTTGTTGCAAAGAAACTAAGAAAAATGGGTATAAAGACCTTTGGGATCACACTCAATGAAAAAAGTGATCTTCAAAAGATATGTGACTTGTGCCTATCTTTACCATTAGAAGAAAGATCTATAGTTATGACTAAATCCTTTAGTTGCATGTTGCTGAGTTTATTCTTTATAAGTGATAAACTCTCTGGTAAAAAACCTGAGTATACCCAACTTATCAACAGTTCGAGTGAATTCGTTAGTAAATTGTGTCAAATAGAGCAAGATCAAAGCCTGATTAAAGCCAACCACTATGTTTTTCTTGGTTCTGGAATATACGAGGGTATAGCAAGAGAATCTGCATTAAAACTTCAAGAAATGTCTCTTAGTATGACACAAGCTTTTTCTTCCCTCGAATACAGACATGGTCCAAAAGCACTTGTAACCAAAAACACAGTTATTATCCTGTACGCATCTAAACAGCATGAAGAAATAAATCTATTAAATGAAATGAAAGAGCTTGGTGCTTTGACTGTCTTGCGACCATCTCTTGTTGAAGATGGTCGTGATGCATTTTTGCAAGTTATTTTTGCTCAGCTCTTAGGTTTATTCATTGCTAAATATAAAGGTCTGAACCCAGATCAACCAAAAAATTTGTCCAGAACAGTCATCTTAAATTGCGATCTTAACTAA
- a CDS encoding family 10 glycosylhydrolase: MKKTFVAVIVGLLIFTLAGCFIIANNTSQEKLASDDVLMLAKSIAEQVNTYQRLPEKCEKVWQAKGKSLDILNLNDASYVIAKYIDELLDSDGKPEAISYLQTTLPSNFEPGDFEFEDYQSTCTISDFHTAVSWFVNEVEKSKTLPTAIPLFINGTSRKISIDVFIATTSKILKEFSDTGKIPNEVVLSKALLPFSWPAKIKAVWVWGSTLASLGVESVLQRLKEIGFTDILLLVKGTAGAVNWPSQIALGFSSDTTVLPRASNFCKTNGLRLHVWFVCNQDEKFTTIYPESKMYGIPKTIDGDPQRAGKSVDFVGCEEYKEYMKSLICEVVKNYEPDGLHFDYIRYPTGAWGWGPTEIQRALENGLSDSDIQYLRNLAIQTWGTGGDNQSFINAYISKDATVTKWVEIRSENVQKFFEDLSNCAKQIKPDIIISAALMPEPGSLDSTERAFGLVHYGQNYAIFAENCGMIIPMAYHKDYNKNSSWITETIFVGTKEQIHTNDTKVVMGLQGYSPVTGDELAQIIDECIDKNTNGVCIFRAGTILDTEREGVIKNAFKEFK, encoded by the coding sequence ATGAAAAAAACTTTTGTAGCAGTAATTGTTGGGCTCTTAATATTCACCTTGGCAGGATGTTTCATAATAGCTAATAACACTTCACAAGAAAAACTTGCAAGCGATGATGTATTAATGTTGGCAAAGTCGATAGCAGAACAAGTAAACACTTACCAAAGGCTACCAGAAAAATGCGAGAAGGTATGGCAAGCGAAAGGAAAAAGTTTAGATATCTTGAATCTAAACGATGCTTCATATGTTATAGCTAAATACATAGATGAATTACTTGATTCTGATGGAAAACCTGAAGCCATATCATACCTTCAAACCACTCTGCCATCAAATTTCGAACCTGGAGACTTTGAATTTGAAGATTATCAGTCAACGTGTACAATATCAGACTTTCATACCGCTGTATCATGGTTTGTAAACGAAGTTGAAAAAAGTAAAACCTTACCAACCGCTATCCCACTCTTCATCAATGGAACATCAAGAAAAATATCAATTGATGTTTTCATCGCAACAACATCAAAAATCCTGAAAGAATTCAGCGATACTGGAAAAATCCCAAACGAGGTAGTTCTTTCGAAAGCTTTACTACCTTTTTCATGGCCAGCTAAGATAAAAGCAGTATGGGTTTGGGGTAGTACACTTGCCAGTCTTGGGGTAGAAAGCGTTTTACAACGTCTTAAAGAAATTGGCTTTACCGATATATTGCTTCTTGTCAAAGGAACTGCTGGCGCAGTCAACTGGCCTTCACAAATCGCGTTGGGATTTTCATCGGATACAACTGTTTTACCAAGAGCATCAAATTTTTGCAAAACAAACGGTTTGAGATTACACGTCTGGTTTGTTTGTAACCAAGACGAAAAATTTACCACGATCTACCCAGAAAGCAAAATGTATGGAATTCCTAAGACAATAGACGGAGATCCTCAAAGAGCAGGAAAAAGCGTGGATTTTGTTGGTTGTGAAGAATATAAAGAATACATGAAATCACTTATTTGTGAAGTTGTAAAGAACTATGAACCAGATGGACTGCACTTTGATTATATAAGGTATCCAACAGGTGCTTGGGGATGGGGACCAACAGAAATTCAAAGAGCCTTAGAAAATGGCCTTAGTGATTCAGACATCCAATACCTCAGAAATTTAGCTATTCAAACATGGGGAACAGGTGGTGACAATCAATCTTTTATAAATGCTTATATCAGCAAAGATGCAACAGTTACAAAGTGGGTCGAAATCAGATCAGAAAACGTTCAAAAATTCTTTGAAGATCTATCTAATTGTGCTAAGCAGATAAAACCAGACATAATAATTAGCGCTGCTCTGATGCCAGAACCTGGAAGTCTTGATAGTACCGAGAGGGCTTTTGGTTTAGTTCATTACGGTCAAAATTATGCGATTTTTGCAGAAAACTGCGGAATGATTATACCTATGGCTTATCACAAAGATTACAATAAAAATTCATCCTGGATAACGGAAACAATTTTTGTTGGAACAAAAGAGCAGATTCATACGAATGATACCAAAGTCGTGATGGGGCTTCAGGGATATTCCCCGGTAACAGGAGATGAACTTGCACAAATTATCGATGAATGCATCGACAAAAATACTAATGGCGTATGTATTTTCAGGGCTGGAACAATCCTCGATACCGAGAGGGAAGGGGTAATTAAAAATGCTTTCAAAGAATTTAAATGA
- a CDS encoding SIS domain-containing protein: MGEFSGYDAMSLIDQYYQKINTSFQQIIEKEANKIRILAEKAYEAIRSDGLIYAFGTGHSHILVEEIFYRAGGIAPVYPVLVSSLMLHEKAVLSSKLERIDGIGEAIVSELPISSRDIVIVFSNSGSNSVVVTFAENAKKTGAYVAAVTSVEHSKNVTARNELGKKLYEVADLTIDNHVPYGDACLKMNDVTVGPLSTICGAFIINSVVVEIVRFFEKDGMTPPVFLSANVPQGDEVNALLLEKYRKHIPIL, encoded by the coding sequence ATGGGAGAATTTTCAGGATACGATGCTATGAGCTTAATTGATCAATATTATCAGAAAATCAACACCAGTTTTCAACAAATCATAGAAAAGGAAGCAAATAAAATTAGAATTCTCGCAGAAAAAGCGTACGAAGCTATAAGATCTGACGGATTAATCTACGCTTTTGGAACTGGACATTCACACATACTGGTAGAAGAAATTTTCTATCGTGCTGGTGGTATAGCGCCAGTGTATCCAGTATTAGTCAGTTCTTTAATGCTTCACGAGAAAGCAGTGCTGAGTTCAAAACTTGAAAGGATAGATGGTATAGGGGAAGCAATAGTTTCCGAATTGCCCATCTCCTCTCGTGATATAGTTATCGTTTTTTCCAATTCTGGATCTAACTCAGTTGTTGTAACATTTGCTGAAAATGCAAAAAAGACAGGTGCATATGTGGCAGCGGTTACATCTGTTGAACACTCAAAGAACGTGACTGCCAGAAATGAGTTGGGCAAGAAACTGTATGAAGTCGCCGATTTGACCATTGACAATCACGTTCCATATGGAGATGCGTGTTTGAAGATGAACGATGTTACCGTTGGACCACTCTCAACGATATGCGGTGCATTCATCATAAATTCCGTTGTAGTTGAGATCGTCAGATTTTTCGAAAAAGATGGAATGACCCCCCCTGTATTTCTAAGTGCAAATGTACCGCAAGGAGATGAAGTAAATGCACTATTGTTGGAGAAATATCGTAAACATATTCCAATACTTTAA
- a CDS encoding glycoside hydrolase family 10 protein produces MNKDLQGRLDYVRGIWAWSSSLSEYGTEKAIKDLKEMGFTDLFLLVKGTMGKVYWPSRIALSTSKDNTVLPKASEVCRKLNLRLHAWFIVSQDKTYLQLNPGAGMWGIPLEEQSYEYRLGEHTCFRISSAVVDFASDENYKDYLFSLIKEIVTDYEPDGIHLDYIRYPNGAWGWGPFQIRRLHNLGVKIELLLKKAIQTWGKNGDNQSILNALECGDSGVTKWANLRAKDVTDLTQAITQLVRNVRPSTVLSAALIPEGGDPNPSERNFALVHCGQRYQDFVELCDLVLPMAYHQDFNKSVSWVEDITRTTCKIATGKSKVVIGIQAHNAIRAAEVVEAVKIARKSGADGVCIFAFHEIFKNKEMKLFLSKCIN; encoded by the coding sequence GTGAATAAAGACCTTCAAGGCCGTCTTGATTATGTAAGAGGTATCTGGGCTTGGAGTTCATCATTATCAGAATATGGTACAGAAAAAGCTATTAAAGATTTAAAGGAAATGGGCTTCACAGACCTGTTTCTCCTTGTGAAGGGAACCATGGGGAAAGTGTATTGGCCTTCCAGGATAGCTTTAAGTACCTCGAAAGATAATACAGTTTTGCCGAAAGCTTCAGAAGTTTGTAGAAAATTAAATTTAAGGCTTCATGCTTGGTTTATCGTATCACAAGATAAAACCTATCTCCAGCTAAACCCAGGTGCTGGTATGTGGGGAATACCTCTTGAAGAACAATCTTACGAATACAGATTGGGCGAACATACTTGTTTCAGAATTTCTTCAGCTGTGGTAGATTTCGCATCTGATGAAAATTACAAAGATTATCTTTTCTCTCTAATAAAAGAGATTGTAACCGATTACGAACCTGATGGAATTCATTTAGATTACATAAGATATCCTAATGGCGCGTGGGGATGGGGACCATTTCAAATCCGCAGATTACATAACCTCGGCGTAAAGATTGAATTGCTCCTCAAAAAAGCGATTCAAACTTGGGGTAAAAATGGTGATAACCAAAGTATCTTGAATGCTCTTGAATGTGGAGATTCTGGTGTCACAAAATGGGCAAATTTGAGAGCAAAAGATGTCACAGATCTTACACAGGCGATAACGCAACTGGTCAGAAATGTGAGACCTTCAACTGTACTTAGTGCAGCCCTTATCCCAGAAGGGGGTGATCCCAATCCAAGTGAAAGAAATTTTGCATTAGTACATTGCGGGCAAAGATATCAAGATTTTGTGGAGTTGTGTGATCTGGTATTACCAATGGCTTATCATCAGGATTTCAACAAATCAGTTTCATGGGTTGAAGACATAACCAGAACTACATGCAAAATAGCCACAGGTAAATCGAAAGTAGTAATCGGTATCCAAGCACACAACGCTATAAGAGCAGCCGAGGTTGTAGAAGCAGTCAAGATTGCAAGAAAATCTGGTGCAGATGGTGTATGTATTTTTGCATTCCACGAAATATTTAAGAACAAAGAAATGAAGCTTTTTTTGAGTAAATGCATAAACTGA